One window from the genome of Pandoraea fibrosis encodes:
- a CDS encoding aminotransferase class V-fold PLP-dependent enzyme yields the protein MPGLLPDVDHEGLLEYSVVYTDRSINHMSQRFQGVMRDISEVLKQVYNARSVAIVPGSGTFGMEAVARQFATNKKCLVIRNGWFSFRWSQIFDMGNIPSESIVLKARPVEQGRQAAYAPAPIEEVVAAIREHKPDLVFAPHVETASGMMLPDAYLRAVADAVHDVGGMFVLDCIASGTVWVDMQACGIDVLISAPQKGWSASPCCAMVMLSPLARERIESTTSTSFACDLRQWLQIMEAYEKGGFAYHATMPTDSLTTLRDVMKETEAYGFEKVRAEQLELGQRVRSLLAAKGFKSLAAKGFEAAGVVVCYTDDDGIRSGKKFVDVGLQIAAGVPLRVDEPDDFKTFRIGLFGLDKLHDVEGAVNRLAKALDSIS from the coding sequence GTGCCCGGACTACTTCCCGATGTCGACCACGAGGGACTCCTCGAATATTCGGTCGTGTACACCGATCGATCCATCAATCATATGTCGCAGCGCTTTCAAGGCGTCATGCGCGATATTTCCGAGGTCCTGAAGCAGGTCTACAACGCCCGGTCCGTCGCCATCGTTCCGGGTAGCGGCACGTTCGGCATGGAAGCCGTTGCCCGCCAGTTCGCGACGAACAAGAAATGTCTGGTCATTCGCAACGGCTGGTTCAGTTTCCGCTGGTCGCAGATTTTCGACATGGGCAACATTCCGTCCGAATCCATCGTGCTTAAAGCCCGTCCGGTCGAGCAAGGCAGGCAAGCGGCATATGCACCGGCCCCGATCGAGGAGGTTGTCGCCGCGATCAGGGAACACAAGCCCGATTTGGTCTTCGCACCGCATGTCGAGACCGCTTCCGGCATGATGCTGCCCGACGCCTATTTGCGCGCGGTGGCCGACGCAGTCCACGATGTCGGTGGCATGTTTGTCCTCGACTGCATAGCCTCCGGTACGGTCTGGGTCGACATGCAGGCCTGCGGCATCGATGTACTGATCAGTGCCCCTCAAAAGGGGTGGAGTGCGTCGCCCTGCTGTGCCATGGTCATGCTCAGCCCGCTCGCCCGCGAGCGAATCGAGTCGACCACGAGCACCAGCTTCGCCTGCGATCTCCGGCAGTGGCTCCAGATCATGGAAGCCTACGAGAAAGGTGGCTTTGCCTATCACGCCACCATGCCGACCGACAGCCTCACGACATTGCGCGACGTCATGAAAGAGACCGAGGCCTACGGTTTCGAGAAGGTTCGGGCGGAACAACTTGAACTCGGGCAGCGTGTTCGATCGCTCTTGGCCGCGAAAGGCTTCAAGAGTCTCGCGGCGAAAGGATTCGAGGCGGCAGGTGTCGTGGTTTGCTATACCGATGACGACGGCATTCGTTCGGGGAAGAAATTTGTCGATGTGGGCCTGCAGATCGCGGCCGGTGTGCCGCTTCGCGTCGACGAACCGGACGATTTCAAGACCTTCCGCATCGGCCTGTTCGGCCTGGACAAACTGCACGACGTCGAAGGCGCAGTGAATCGGCTCGCCAAGGCGCTGGACAGCATTTCCTAA
- a CDS encoding Ldh family oxidoreductase → MRLRIDEARALARRAALAAGANEQTATSLANATVAAERAGHRSVGFAHLPDYLEGLSSGRIAGTARPEIRFPAPTTIRVDADAGIAQLGFDLTFDKLVENARQFGVALFLQGNSFTVGELGYYTRRLAEAGLVCLATSNGPAMVTTPQSRQPVFGTNPMSFAAPVAGGVPLVIDQASSATAFVNIRDAATRGETIPETWALDTAGEPTTDSRSALSGMLLAFGGARGANIALMVEILSAGMTGANWSLDTPSFQHGAQSPGVGLFIVAIDPAILAPDLPDRLTSQIERLSAKGIYIAGRGETPDHVCLPPSLLSVIEHYCRFDNPTPSPISTNR, encoded by the coding sequence ATGCGACTCAGGATCGATGAGGCTCGGGCACTTGCCCGACGAGCCGCGCTGGCGGCCGGCGCGAACGAGCAGACCGCCACGTCGCTCGCCAACGCTACGGTTGCCGCAGAACGCGCGGGCCATCGATCAGTGGGCTTCGCCCACTTGCCGGACTATCTGGAAGGCCTCTCGTCAGGCCGTATTGCGGGCACTGCCCGACCCGAAATCCGCTTTCCCGCCCCGACGACCATTCGCGTCGACGCCGATGCCGGCATTGCGCAACTCGGCTTCGACCTGACTTTCGACAAACTCGTCGAGAACGCCAGACAATTTGGCGTGGCGCTATTCCTGCAAGGCAATAGTTTCACAGTGGGCGAGTTGGGCTATTACACCCGTCGCTTGGCCGAGGCAGGCCTCGTCTGTCTGGCGACCTCCAACGGACCCGCGATGGTGACCACGCCACAGAGCCGCCAACCTGTGTTCGGCACCAATCCGATGTCGTTCGCTGCACCGGTTGCGGGCGGCGTCCCGCTCGTCATCGATCAGGCGTCGAGCGCCACCGCCTTCGTCAACATTCGCGACGCAGCGACGCGCGGCGAAACGATTCCCGAGACGTGGGCGCTGGATACTGCCGGCGAGCCCACGACCGACTCCCGGAGCGCGCTGTCAGGCATGCTGCTGGCATTTGGCGGCGCCCGAGGGGCCAACATCGCCCTGATGGTCGAAATCCTCTCGGCCGGCATGACCGGTGCAAACTGGTCGTTGGATACCCCATCGTTCCAGCACGGAGCGCAGTCTCCGGGCGTGGGGCTCTTCATTGTCGCGATCGATCCCGCGATCCTGGCGCCCGACTTGCCTGACCGGTTGACATCCCAGATCGAGCGCCTGTCGGCGAAGGGTATCTACATTGCCGGCCGTGGCGAGACGCCCGATCACGTCTGCCTTCCCCCTTCCCTCCTGTCTGTCATCGAACACTACTGTCGCTTCGACAACCCGACACCATCGCCAATCAGCACGAACCGATAG
- a CDS encoding class I SAM-dependent methyltransferase: MSNTHEIRPGQSVELLKELHILTRDGKMNQDSRRKLKQVYHLFQFIEPLLQEVKTDSGRVTLADHGAGKSYLGFILYDLFFKALADDSHIFGIETREELVKSSQALATRLGFPGMSFLNLSVAESITSPALPETIDVVTALHACNTATDDAIRFALAKKARHIVLVPCCQAEVAGVLRKHKGKLLAGNPLTEIWRHPLHTREFGSQVTNVLRCLQLEAHGYHVTVTELVGWEHSMKNELIIAQYKDLPRRRPAERLETVLESLGLEELRERFSTTLVPQTQT, from the coding sequence ATGTCGAATACCCACGAAATCCGCCCTGGTCAGTCCGTCGAATTGCTCAAGGAACTGCATATCCTGACGCGCGACGGCAAGATGAATCAGGACAGTCGCCGCAAGCTCAAGCAGGTCTATCACCTGTTCCAGTTCATCGAGCCCCTGCTTCAGGAAGTCAAGACCGACAGCGGTCGCGTCACGTTGGCCGACCACGGGGCGGGCAAGTCGTATCTGGGGTTCATCCTCTACGATCTGTTCTTCAAGGCATTGGCCGACGATTCGCACATCTTCGGCATCGAAACCCGCGAGGAACTGGTCAAGTCGTCGCAGGCGCTGGCCACGCGCCTGGGCTTTCCCGGCATGTCGTTCCTGAATCTGTCCGTTGCGGAATCGATCACGTCGCCGGCACTCCCGGAAACGATCGACGTCGTCACAGCGCTTCACGCCTGCAATACCGCCACCGACGACGCCATTCGCTTCGCACTCGCCAAGAAAGCACGCCACATTGTGCTTGTCCCATGCTGTCAGGCCGAAGTGGCCGGCGTATTACGCAAGCACAAAGGCAAGCTGCTGGCAGGCAATCCGCTGACCGAAATCTGGCGGCATCCGCTGCACACGCGCGAGTTCGGGAGTCAGGTCACCAACGTGCTGCGCTGCTTGCAGTTGGAGGCACATGGCTACCACGTCACCGTCACCGAGTTGGTGGGCTGGGAACATTCGATGAAGAACGAGCTGATCATCGCGCAGTACAAGGACCTGCCCCGCCGCCGCCCCGCCGAACGACTGGAAACCGTGCTGGAATCGCTCGGGCTGGAAGAGCTGCGCGAGCGATTTTCCACCACGCTCGTGCCGCAGACGCAAACGTAA
- a CDS encoding GntR family transcriptional regulator: MKTAASDVVEPAAAHTPEFGPASSAGSLAAQIYARLKADIFDFRLLPGDRFSESDVATRMQVSRTPVRQALFWLQREGYVEVHFKSGWQVREFDFKYFEDLYEIRIMMESAAIARLAKGAAFRALMPLREIWCVAPAQYEPEPAKLASLDEAFHAGLITATGNLEMVRMHFDVTERIRIIRRLDFTKAPRVLATYEEHAAILDAIQSRDLGLAQSRIEAHIQQSQSEVKQITLHMLHSARERFDSLARRDPVSDDSPAPSK, translated from the coding sequence ATGAAAACTGCTGCAAGCGACGTCGTTGAACCGGCCGCCGCGCATACGCCCGAATTTGGCCCGGCGAGCAGTGCCGGGTCGCTGGCCGCCCAGATTTACGCCAGACTCAAGGCCGACATCTTCGACTTTCGTTTGCTGCCGGGCGACCGGTTCAGCGAGAGCGACGTGGCGACGCGAATGCAGGTCAGCCGCACACCGGTGAGGCAGGCGCTGTTCTGGCTGCAACGCGAGGGTTATGTCGAAGTCCACTTCAAGAGCGGCTGGCAGGTGCGGGAGTTTGACTTCAAGTACTTCGAAGACCTGTATGAGATCCGCATCATGATGGAGTCCGCGGCCATCGCCCGGCTGGCCAAGGGGGCTGCTTTTAGGGCGCTCATGCCGCTGCGCGAGATATGGTGCGTGGCGCCTGCACAGTATGAGCCCGAGCCGGCGAAGCTCGCGTCATTGGACGAAGCGTTTCACGCTGGCCTGATCACGGCGACCGGGAATCTGGAGATGGTCCGGATGCATTTCGATGTGACCGAGCGAATCCGGATCATTCGGCGACTGGACTTTACCAAGGCGCCGCGTGTGCTGGCGACCTACGAAGAACACGCGGCAATTCTCGATGCCATTCAGTCCCGCGACCTGGGCCTTGCACAGTCGCGAATCGAGGCCCATATCCAGCAGAGTCAGTCCGAGGTCAAACAAATCACGTTGCACATGCTTCACTCGGCGCGAGAGCGATTCGACTCGCTGGCCAGACGCGATCCCGTGTCGGATGACTCCCCTGCGCCATCGAAATGA
- the maiA gene encoding maleylacetoacetate isomerase, with protein sequence MAIQLYGFWRSNAAFRVRVALALKQLPFEEIEIDLLAGRQFDAGYAEVNAERVVPTLVHDGRRIFQSLAILEYLDEIHPSPRLMPDNVEDRAYTRALSLVSVADAHPLVVPRVRKHLTDTFGADANAIDAWCRHWAEEGLATYERMLVQRPATPFALGTALTLADICIAGQKIIADLHKLDIDAFPNVAALTKRCFELPAFAQAHPFQQPGYSR encoded by the coding sequence ATGGCAATTCAGCTTTACGGCTTTTGGCGATCGAATGCCGCCTTTCGCGTGCGCGTGGCGCTCGCCCTGAAGCAACTACCTTTCGAGGAAATCGAGATCGATCTGTTGGCTGGACGCCAATTCGATGCCGGCTACGCCGAGGTGAATGCCGAGCGTGTCGTGCCGACGTTGGTCCACGACGGCCGTCGGATTTTCCAGTCCCTCGCGATCTTGGAGTATCTCGACGAGATTCACCCGTCGCCGCGGCTGATGCCGGATAACGTCGAAGATCGTGCCTATACCAGAGCCCTGTCGCTCGTTTCGGTCGCAGACGCCCATCCGCTTGTGGTACCGCGCGTTCGCAAACATCTGACTGATACCTTTGGCGCAGACGCCAATGCCATTGATGCATGGTGCAGGCACTGGGCGGAGGAGGGGCTGGCGACCTATGAGCGCATGCTCGTGCAACGCCCGGCCACCCCCTTTGCACTGGGTACGGCACTCACGCTCGCCGACATCTGTATTGCCGGCCAGAAGATCATCGCGGATCTACATAAGCTGGATATCGACGCATTTCCGAACGTTGCGGCGTTGACGAAGCGATGTTTCGAACTGCCGGCGTTCGCACAGGCGCATCCTTTCCAGCAGCCCGGGTATTCGCGCTAG
- a CDS encoding sigma-70 family RNA polymerase sigma factor: MNDMPESTDQDRASGTQRTIDSGGDNELRDTLNRTLSAVAQEDRDAFATLYRLASARVFGVILRMVRDRAEAEDLLQDVFVNVWRRASAFDPARGSAMTWLITLARNRTIDRLREHRESALDEPDALAIPSEDPTPAALAEASEARQRLEECMQRLEPQQRGVVREAFFSGASYSELASRLSVPLGTMKSWIRRSLMQLKMCLEQ, translated from the coding sequence ATGAACGATATGCCCGAAAGCACTGACCAAGATCGAGCTTCAGGTACGCAGCGCACAATCGATTCAGGCGGCGACAACGAATTGCGCGACACGTTGAACCGCACGCTGTCGGCCGTTGCTCAGGAAGATCGCGACGCGTTTGCCACGCTTTACCGGCTGGCCTCCGCGCGCGTGTTTGGCGTCATCTTGCGAATGGTTCGCGACCGGGCCGAGGCAGAAGACCTGCTCCAGGACGTTTTCGTCAATGTCTGGCGGCGGGCCAGCGCCTTCGATCCCGCACGGGGCAGCGCCATGACCTGGCTGATCACGCTGGCGCGCAACCGCACCATCGATCGCTTACGCGAGCATCGCGAATCGGCCCTCGACGAGCCTGACGCCCTTGCCATCCCATCCGAAGACCCCACGCCCGCTGCCCTTGCCGAAGCCTCCGAGGCACGACAACGCCTGGAAGAGTGCATGCAGCGCCTTGAACCACAGCAACGTGGCGTGGTGCGCGAGGCCTTCTTCAGCGGTGCGTCCTATAGCGAACTGGCCAGCCGTCTGAGCGTGCCGCTCGGGACGATGAAAAGCTGGATTCGCCGCAGCCTGATGCAATTGAAGATGTGCCTCGAGCAATGA
- a CDS encoding anti-sigma factor, whose product MNTPANPDDELRCAEYALGVLDATERRELEQDANENPLLQGSLHQWQARVAPLAEDVPAIEPPPRVWQRIQRDLGISPGVQAARPASSTAITWWDNLRLWRWLGMGASVAALALLAVNFRSFVPSGPPSVATSAYLVATIARQDGVAHWTATVDTRRASMVVVPADKPVIAAGRATELWLIPPNAKPIPLGVFPADQPASMTLSPEILAQIGTNAVLAVSVEPPGGSPTGQPTGPVVATGAIRPA is encoded by the coding sequence ATGAATACGCCCGCCAACCCAGACGACGAACTGCGCTGCGCCGAATACGCCCTCGGGGTATTGGACGCGACCGAGCGGCGCGAGCTTGAGCAAGACGCCAACGAGAACCCGCTATTGCAGGGTAGCCTGCATCAATGGCAAGCCCGCGTTGCGCCATTGGCCGAGGATGTCCCGGCCATCGAGCCGCCGCCTCGCGTCTGGCAACGGATTCAGCGCGATCTCGGTATCTCGCCTGGAGTTCAGGCTGCCCGACCGGCTTCGTCGACCGCCATCACCTGGTGGGACAATCTGCGCCTCTGGCGCTGGCTGGGGATGGGGGCGAGCGTTGCCGCGCTGGCGCTGCTGGCCGTCAACTTCCGCTCGTTTGTGCCATCGGGGCCACCGAGCGTTGCGACCAGTGCCTATCTGGTCGCGACCATCGCGCGGCAAGACGGCGTGGCCCACTGGACGGCAACCGTCGATACCCGCCGCGCCAGCATGGTCGTCGTGCCAGCCGACAAGCCCGTCATTGCCGCTGGACGCGCCACGGAACTCTGGCTGATACCGCCAAACGCGAAGCCCATTCCGCTCGGGGTATTCCCCGCCGATCAGCCAGCGTCGATGACCCTCTCGCCGGAAATCCTCGCCCAGATTGGCACGAACGCCGTGCTGGCCGTGTCTGTCGAACCGCCGGGTGGTTCGCCAACCGGCCAACCGACCGGCCCCGTGGTGGCGACGGGCGCGATCCGCCCGGCCTGA
- a CDS encoding DUF1295 domain-containing protein: MPHAAVILLAFAGVSLSLLAVWAYQRHSRNAGMVDPVWAAALAGVAVLAAALGAGHTTYRVFVGLAGGLWGLRLAVHLWRRNYGHPEDARYRQFREQWGVHAERDMFWFFQLQGVIAMLLATAFFVPAFSQRAPAPLAVAIAMLVWLAAVAGEASADRQLRRFTSDATHRAQVCQVGWWRYSRHPNYFFECLHWCAYPVLAIGTPWVWATLFPPLLMAWLLLKVSGIPLLEAHLVQSRPAYKTYMQSTSALIPWPPKKTVETSMS, translated from the coding sequence ATGCCGCATGCCGCCGTCATCCTCCTCGCGTTTGCCGGGGTGAGCCTCTCGCTACTTGCCGTCTGGGCTTACCAGCGGCACTCGCGCAATGCCGGCATGGTCGACCCGGTCTGGGCCGCCGCGCTCGCGGGGGTTGCCGTCCTGGCGGCAGCACTCGGTGCAGGTCATACCACCTACCGGGTTTTCGTCGGACTCGCGGGCGGCCTCTGGGGCCTGCGTCTCGCGGTGCATCTCTGGCGACGCAATTACGGACATCCGGAAGATGCGCGCTACCGGCAGTTCCGTGAGCAATGGGGCGTGCACGCCGAGCGCGACATGTTCTGGTTCTTCCAGTTGCAAGGCGTCATCGCGATGCTGCTGGCCACGGCGTTCTTCGTGCCCGCCTTCAGCCAGCGGGCCCCCGCCCCGCTTGCTGTTGCGATCGCCATGCTCGTTTGGTTGGCCGCCGTCGCGGGCGAGGCCTCGGCCGATCGTCAGCTTCGACGATTCACCTCCGACGCAACGCATCGCGCTCAGGTCTGCCAAGTTGGCTGGTGGCGATACTCGCGTCATCCCAACTACTTCTTCGAATGTCTGCACTGGTGCGCATATCCCGTGCTCGCCATTGGCACGCCATGGGTCTGGGCCACGCTCTTCCCACCCTTGCTCATGGCGTGGCTGTTGCTCAAGGTGTCGGGCATTCCGCTGCTCGAAGCCCATCTGGTGCAATCGCGTCCCGCATACAAAACCTACATGCAGAGCACCAGCGCTCTGATTCCTTGGCCACCGAAAAAGACCGTCGAGACATCGATGTCATGA
- a CDS encoding SAM-dependent methyltransferase, translating to MTVSLTQPPAAPAAGSDETGLIRLCERGLVPDIVLRAGMRMLMRQRLRDAHAHNPARRAESLATLLNDLRVSPIAVDAQAANTQHYEVPSHFFVEHLGPAMKYSCCYYPNGNETLSQAEQAMLALYGKRAEIVDGQRILDLGCGWGSLSLWLATRYPHAQIVGLSNSHGQRRFIESAAARRGLRNLRIVTGNVADFEFDDALPFRFDRILSIEMFEHMKNYGALLGKVARWLKDDGKLFVHLFAHRHVAYHFQNHDGSDWMSRHFFTGGTMPSADLLLHFQDDLRVVNRWWLDGRHYQRTANDWLAALDASRALTLPILEAGYGAQASIQFQRWRMFYMAVAELFGYAHGSEWGVGHYLFVRNRAEGSGQ from the coding sequence ATGACCGTATCCCTGACGCAACCGCCTGCCGCCCCCGCCGCCGGCTCGGACGAGACCGGCCTGATCCGCCTCTGCGAACGTGGCCTTGTGCCGGACATTGTGCTGCGGGCAGGCATGCGCATGCTGATGCGTCAGCGTCTGCGCGACGCCCATGCGCACAACCCCGCGCGCCGTGCCGAATCGCTCGCGACATTGCTGAACGACCTTCGCGTCAGCCCGATTGCTGTCGACGCTCAGGCCGCCAACACCCAGCACTATGAAGTGCCCAGCCACTTCTTCGTCGAGCATCTCGGACCCGCGATGAAGTACTCATGCTGCTACTACCCCAACGGCAACGAAACGTTATCGCAAGCCGAACAGGCCATGCTCGCGCTTTATGGCAAGCGCGCCGAGATTGTCGACGGGCAGCGGATTCTCGATCTCGGCTGCGGGTGGGGCTCGCTCTCGCTCTGGCTCGCGACACGATATCCACACGCGCAGATCGTCGGATTGTCGAACTCGCACGGGCAGCGCCGTTTCATCGAGTCGGCGGCCGCGCGTCGCGGGCTTCGCAACCTGCGCATCGTGACCGGCAATGTGGCCGACTTCGAATTCGACGACGCCCTGCCCTTCCGTTTCGACCGCATCCTGTCCATCGAGATGTTCGAGCACATGAAGAACTACGGCGCGTTGCTCGGCAAGGTGGCGCGCTGGCTCAAGGACGATGGAAAGCTGTTCGTTCATCTTTTCGCCCACCGTCACGTTGCCTATCACTTTCAGAACCACGATGGCAGCGACTGGATGTCCCGGCACTTCTTCACCGGCGGCACCATGCCCAGTGCAGATCTGCTCCTGCATTTTCAGGACGACTTGCGCGTGGTGAACCGCTGGTGGCTCGACGGCCGCCATTACCAGCGCACTGCGAACGACTGGCTGGCGGCGCTCGACGCCTCGCGCGCCCTGACGCTGCCGATCCTGGAAGCCGGTTACGGCGCGCAGGCGAGCATTCAGTTTCAGCGGTGGCGCATGTTCTACATGGCCGTTGCCGAACTGTTCGGCTACGCCCATGGCAGCGAATGGGGCGTCGGCCATTACCTCTTTGTCCGGAACCGCGCCGAAGGAAGCGGGCAATGA
- a CDS encoding NAD(P)/FAD-dependent oxidoreductase, with protein MTTPTFAFPPGRRVAVVGAGIAGLASAYLLARKHQVTLFEAGGYPGGHTNTVDVSLDGREAPVDTGFLVFNDRTYPNLIALFDELGVSTIASAMSFSVSVDGGALEWAGTNLNTVFAQRRNLYSPRFLGMLRDVLRFNARAQEHLREALSRRQSVGDLLLANGYGQSFQHHYLLPMAAAIWSSRAADILHFPAATFLRFCLNHALLQIRHRPQWKTVAGGGRDYVRRMVATLDDIRLRTPVRRVTRDPEGVTLSFGDDQSQRFDAVVLAGHAPDSLRLLSDASPAEHRVLGAVRYQPNRAVLHTDPKLLPRRRRVWSAWNYVSQTGQSMHAQLPVCVSYLINQLQALPFTSPVIVTLNPVEEPAPHTVLGRYAYEHPLLDLAAVDAQSRLPELQGRQNTWFAGAWTGYGFHEDGLKSALRVARDFGVIPAWARL; from the coding sequence ATGACCACGCCAACCTTCGCGTTCCCGCCAGGACGCCGCGTCGCCGTCGTCGGCGCGGGCATCGCCGGACTCGCCAGCGCCTACCTGCTCGCTCGCAAACATCAAGTGACGTTGTTCGAAGCCGGGGGCTACCCCGGCGGCCACACGAACACGGTCGATGTTTCGCTCGACGGCCGAGAAGCACCGGTCGACACCGGGTTTCTGGTCTTCAACGATCGCACCTATCCCAATCTGATCGCCTTGTTCGACGAACTCGGCGTAAGCACCATCGCCAGCGCCATGTCCTTCTCCGTGTCGGTCGACGGCGGTGCGCTCGAATGGGCCGGCACGAATCTCAATACGGTGTTTGCACAACGCCGCAACCTCTACTCCCCGCGCTTCTTGGGCATGTTGCGCGACGTCCTGCGTTTTAACGCCCGGGCGCAGGAGCATTTGAGGGAAGCCCTCAGTCGACGTCAGTCCGTGGGAGACCTGTTGCTGGCCAACGGCTATGGACAGTCGTTTCAGCATCATTACCTCCTGCCGATGGCCGCAGCCATCTGGTCGAGCCGGGCGGCAGACATTCTGCACTTTCCGGCCGCGACGTTTCTTCGTTTCTGCCTGAACCACGCGTTGCTCCAGATTCGCCATCGGCCTCAGTGGAAAACAGTGGCAGGCGGGGGGCGCGACTATGTGCGACGCATGGTCGCAACGCTCGACGATATCCGTCTGCGAACGCCCGTGCGTCGCGTCACACGCGATCCGGAAGGCGTCACGCTATCGTTCGGCGACGATCAGTCGCAACGCTTCGATGCTGTCGTGCTGGCAGGACATGCACCGGATAGCTTGCGACTGCTGAGTGATGCCAGCCCGGCGGAGCATCGCGTTCTCGGCGCGGTGCGCTATCAGCCGAACCGCGCAGTACTGCACACGGACCCGAAGCTGCTGCCACGACGCCGCCGCGTCTGGTCGGCGTGGAATTACGTCAGTCAGACAGGACAGTCCATGCATGCACAGCTCCCCGTATGTGTGAGCTATCTGATCAATCAACTCCAGGCGTTGCCCTTCACCTCTCCCGTGATCGTCACGCTCAACCCTGTCGAGGAGCCTGCGCCCCATACGGTACTGGGACGCTACGCCTACGAACACCCCCTCCTCGACCTCGCGGCAGTCGATGCGCAATCGCGCTTGCCTGAGTTGCAGGGCCGCCAGAACACCTGGTTCGCAGGCGCCTGGACGGGCTACGGCTTCCATGAAGACGGCCTGAAATCTGCACTACGCGTGGCCCGCGACTTCGGCGTCATTCCGGCATGGGCGAGGTTATGA
- a CDS encoding DUF1365 domain-containing protein, giving the protein MSLPAGSSPAIWLLRGCVTHERLHPVRHAFAYPMFQVACDIGRAQALRGRWFAMDCRRPLSVRSRDYGPRDGSALMPWMRARLVEAGIPADGDMWLQTIPRMAGFAFNPVSFWYCHDREGNLRALYADVRNTFGQHHGYLLSAPGHAVIHNDTLLVCRKVFHVSPFCDVEGQYEFRVRREGLSWSLAIDYRVGELLLLRTAIAMRAEPFTARRVLRAVLSQPCNAINVVIRIHWQALRLWFKRVPFYGKTPPALSATTTECPASSDQEIHP; this is encoded by the coding sequence ATATCCTTGCCCGCTGGCTCCTCCCCAGCGATCTGGTTGTTGCGCGGCTGCGTGACCCATGAGCGTCTGCATCCTGTGCGGCATGCGTTCGCATACCCGATGTTTCAGGTCGCCTGCGACATCGGCCGTGCGCAGGCGCTGCGCGGTCGTTGGTTCGCCATGGATTGCCGCCGGCCGCTCTCTGTGCGCTCACGCGACTACGGCCCACGTGACGGAAGCGCCCTCATGCCGTGGATGCGGGCACGTCTCGTGGAAGCAGGCATTCCGGCCGACGGCGACATGTGGTTGCAGACGATTCCCCGCATGGCGGGCTTCGCCTTTAACCCAGTGAGCTTCTGGTATTGCCACGACCGCGAGGGAAATCTGCGCGCGTTGTATGCAGATGTGCGAAACACGTTCGGCCAGCACCACGGGTATCTGCTCAGCGCCCCCGGGCACGCGGTAATTCACAACGACACGCTGCTCGTCTGTCGCAAGGTGTTTCACGTCTCGCCGTTCTGCGATGTGGAGGGGCAGTATGAATTTCGCGTTCGCCGAGAAGGCTTGTCGTGGTCGCTCGCTATCGACTATCGCGTCGGCGAGCTGCTCTTGCTGCGCACGGCGATCGCGATGCGTGCGGAACCCTTCACCGCGCGCCGCGTGTTGCGCGCGGTCCTGTCACAGCCATGCAATGCGATCAATGTTGTCATCAGAATTCACTGGCAGGCGCTGCGCCTTTGGTTCAAGCGCGTGCCGTTCTATGGAAAGACCCCGCCGGCGTTATCGGCAACGACGACCGAATGCCCAGCCTCCTCAGATCAGGAGATCCATCCATGA